tccatccgtgatgtaccgagggcaagaaaaaacacaccttctgtacatctggttgccggacatgctggtagacttcttcttcaggtaagacacactgcttgtaggactggagctttcttcaaacaacatacagagcgcctgctgaataaaaaaaagctaatgatgagtgtgtacaggtgtgctttatactcctccggttattccgtcacaccttaccgttctagcaacaggccaataggattggagtgatttcattcatgttcagacctgcttcgcctagaggcgttcccatagtgtcgtaaccgacgcagttcgagttccctcgaaggggaacaccAAGGACACAACCGACGAACCAAACCAGGCTAACGGCCTATCAAGTTTTCTTCAACCACAAGCCGACTCCGGAGCTCCAGGACAAACCTACTAGTAAAATGCTGGGCCTGACGTGCCAAGCCGCTGAAACCGTGGACGCTAAGGACCTAAGCCTAACTAGTCGTGGGGCCGTCTGAACACCAACCGGCTGAGAAACCAACAAGCACTAAGACAAACAatcagcaggacaatgacccaaagcacactgccaacaaaacaaagaacttCATTGGGGGataaagtggaaggttttagactggccaagtcaatcacctgaccataacccaatagagctgcatttcacctccttaagaggaaactgaagggagaaacaccccgaaacaaactgaaagaagctgcggtaaaagcctggaatagcatcaaatgaagaatgcaacagtttggtgatgtcaatgagtcgcaggcttgaggcagttattgcaagcaagggttatgccaccaaatattaaatgttatttactttaagattatttgttccaatacttttgctcatctaagaatgctgtggtgtAATACAAatggtgatatgtcctaagttgtttaacacatctagatgtgagtaccaggaaataaaagctgaaattctgaactcttgtctcatgaactcatcttttgatcttaaacccaaatgtcttcagtgaacaacaaaaaccttACCGTTCTAGTACTTTTGGAAGGGactatatagcaattgtaagttgctttggataaaagcgtcagctaaatgaataactACTAGGCCtactaaatgaataataaataattactgctactactactactactactactactaataataataatactgtcTGACTAATTAGGTTGTTACACAAAAATAAGCCCTTGTCatggaaaactgtattttagATGAAGAAATACTGTATTAACAAACGGTTTGAACACCCACCTATTTTGTTATGATATgatattgtaaaaataaataataaaggcaGAATACCAATACACTGACCAGTCACCATGATTATTATGACACTAAGATGATTAGCTGGTCCAAGAGCTGTCTGGGAGGAGAACTAATGTTCTTAGCACCACTATGTAAATGTCGCCGATGTTTGTCAACTACTGTAAAAGAAAGTCTCATTTTCTTCCAGCTCTGGCAGTTTTTCACATTGTACGTTATATTGTAAAACTGGTCAAGTATTTTCTAAAAATGTAGGAAAAAGAGGATCACAAGTAGCAGATCACTCAGGTCTGCAGGTGACTTTACACAATGTAACACAGTCAGAGCACTTCCTAGTTACTGAGATGCAAATGGCCAGTATCTGAAGGAACATTAGGGAGCTAACAGAAATGCTTATGCTCTCCTTTCAATATAAGTTAGTCATCATACTATAACACAAACATGGTAACATCATAGCTTTAAATGATAACTTGAgatacaaataataaatatacagtaggtTCACTTTGAGTTAATGTGCACAATTGTACAGCTATCCGGAAACATTTTATATAGAGTAGATATTTCATCATTGTTGATTAAGTTCTAGGATAATATTCATTTTCTTACCTTCAGTGGTAGTTCTTGTCTGAATGCTAAAGGCTACAGGACCGCTGATGGTAAATCCAAGGTAAAAGGAAACTTGCCCTGATTTCCACAGGCTGTCTTTCCGGTTGACATCCATCTCAATCTCTGTGCCTCCGAAAGTGGCATACAGTCTGTAGTTTCGCACAACTCCTTCAACTTTAAGAAGTTGTTCTTGAACTAAGGGATCTTTAAAAATATTCTCACTCCTCCAGTTAGTGTTTGAGTCCTGTAGAGCATCCTTAGTCCACAAGATCTCAAGGACCCTTCTGTGAACATTTCTGCTCAGACCTTTCCCTTTTCCCAAAAAAAACAGAGGGCAAAGGTACCTTGATCGAAACAGTGTCTTATATTCATGCTCATAAGACTGCTGAACATGCTTAAGTAATTGATTGAGGTCAGAGACAAAACTGTCTTCATCATCTGTAGGCCAACACACGAGTAGGGCTAACATGTGAAACTCAGGTGCATCTCTCAAGCCCAATGACATTTTCTgtctaaatgcatttttatgGTCAGTATTGGTTGGGGTCTCATTCGTATTTATCAGCATTATATTAGCAAGGATGTAGTTGGCAAAATCATGTCTAGTGGCATCTTTGCTTTGACAGATTTCTTCCCACCATGTAGCAATTTGTTTCAGGTCTGACACAGAGCATCTTCTGTCAAGACACGACAGTACTCCTGCAGAATTGACAGCCAGTTTTTGTTTTAGCTTCTGGatggtttgatcagatttctCTTTGCTCTTGGGAGCTGAGTCTCCAACATACTTTCTGTAGCATTCTGAGGTCTCTCTAGAAATGTATGATGCATCATCATTTGTCATGATAGACTCTGAGTACGTTAAATAAGTATCATAAAATTCAAACTTTTTCTCAACTTCGTCTCGGAGGCTGTTAATGAGGTCGTTAAATCTGTAGAGTTTGTTGTCTCCAAGTAATCCCAGGACAGAGCCCATGGACACCTTCTTTGTGAGAACTCCTCTCCATGTTGGGTTTTGACGAACAAGTAGGTCAAACACAAGGTTGCAAACCTGCAGGTAACCAAACTGCCCTCTGGTGTTAAAAGCACGCAAGGCTTGGGTCTTGCCATCTTCTTTCATGTCTTTACCGTGTTCATTTTCAGCAAGTTCTTCTTCATCTTTGAAAGCTTCAATGGCTTTTATGGCCAGTTGCAGAATTTCTCCAGGTTTGACAGGACGCTCTTTGTTCTTCAAACAGTTCTTGTAGACTTGTCCCAGTGTATCAGCAACAAATGAATTTTGGGGATCTCTTTCCTTTGCTCTCTTTGCCCACATTTCTGCCTGATTGTAGTCTTTTAGTTCTATGTAATAAAAACGAGCAAGTGCCTGAGGAAAAAATGGATTCTGATCAAATTTATTTGATGCAACTTTTAAAACAGATGCACACTGAGCCTTGCCCTCCATCTTTTGAATGTCGAGAATCAGTCTAGAAAACTTTTCTTTGTCCTCTTTAATCGCTGTACTTTTGGTTGGGTCCTCttcatgtttcatttctttTGGTCTTCTTTTGGTTAACATGTCTTTGACAAAACCAAGCAAAGATGGAGGAACCTCATCGCTGCACAAACAGGTCAGGAGGTTTCTTGTTGTGTCACTTCTGGTCACACCTGCCTCAGCCATCATCTCAGTGCAACACTTTGCTATCATAGTGTGAGCCATGCAGACTCTTTTTTCAGATCTGGTATCTCGTTGGAAGGTGATGATGAGATCACTAAAGGGCTTCATTCTGTCCTCCAATGAAAGGTCTCCATGGATGGAGTCTTCACATTTGAATAAGTCCAGGCACTGAGACTCCAGGAGATATGAGCCTGGTACATAGGCAttcagcaggga
The nucleotide sequence above comes from Micropterus dolomieu isolate WLL.071019.BEF.003 ecotype Adirondacks unplaced genomic scaffold, ASM2129224v1 contig_13139, whole genome shotgun sequence. Encoded proteins:
- the LOC123966314 gene encoding sterile alpha motif domain-containing protein 9-like — its product is MASRPALSTATGGNICVGHQIRDSLSLLDVLYANQFEEEFIDPDVVEQTEENFYRGAPPKWLNFHLSGLAKSDGTGTSFIKRDGYDTLVQQIRQRRKLPGTSTVKLFHQPGCGGTTLAMQVLWDLRKTFRCAALTGSTSNITNVAREVVHLFTAGSRGDQNTVLLFLNDELILDDLQDNIMMKIAEQEIDVDMYGQLKVMANGPALSTARRGEIYVGSEIKDSLSLLDVLYANQFEVELIDPDVVEEKEENFYRGAPPEWLNFHISEQAESDGTGTPFIKRDGYDTLVQQIDQRRKLPGPSTVKLFHQPGCGGTTLAMQVLWDLRKTFRCAALTGSTSNITNVAREVVHLFTAGSRGDQNTVLLFLNDELILDDLQDNIMMKIAEQEIDVDMPVVILLNCVRASDYDILKMEHFFMVKQTFKKNERKYVILKKELSDVEKQKFNEKKEELSRKYGDKSKKFHVFNIMQTNFSQDYIQEACAVFKTIKRADKSQKTQLAAFLSLLNAYVPGSYLLESQCLDLFKCEDSIHGDLSLEDRMKPFSDLIITFQRDTRSEKRVCMAHTMIAKCCTEMMAEAGVTRSDTTRNLLTCLCSDEVPPSLLGFVKDMLTKRRPKEMKHEEDPTKSTAIKEDKEKFSRLILDIQKMEGKAQCASVLKVASNKFDQNPFFPQALARFYYIELKDYNQAEMWAKRAKERDPQNSFVADTLGQVYKNCLKNKERPVKPGEILQLAIKAIEAFKDEEELAENEHGKDMKEDGKTQALRAFNTRGQFGYLQVCNLVFDLLVRQNPTWRGVLTKKVSMGSVLGLLGDNKLYRFNDLINSLRDEVEKKFEFYDTYLTYSESIMTNDDASYISRETSECYRKYVGDSAPKSKEKSDQTIQKLKQKLAVNSAGVLSCLDRRCSVSDLKQIATWWEEICQSKDATRHDFANYILANIMLINTNETPTNTDHKNAFRQKMSLGLRDAPEFHMLALLVCWPTDDEDSFVSDLNQLLKHVQQSYEHEYKTLFRSRYLCPLFFLGKGKGLSRNVHRRVLEILWTKDALQDSNTNWRSENIFKDPLVQEQLLKVEGVVRNYRLYATFGGTEIEMDVNRKDSLWKSGQVSFYLGFTISGPVAFSIQTRTTTE